From Myxococcales bacterium:
TGGAGACACCAGCAAGGAAGGGATGGCCGAGCGTGAGCGGAGTGTTGTGCTCGATGAGGAAGTGGCTGGCAAAGACGATGGCGTAGCCCAGCCCCACGCCCACAGCGACGAGAGGCGGCCTGCTTGTCGCGAGGCCGCACGCGAACCAACCGATGACGAGGATGTCGGCGATGTCGTGCATCGCGCGGTTGGCCCGATGGCGATGATGGGAAAGGTAATAGGGCCAGAAGGCGTTGACTTCATCCATGAATCGCTTCCGCACGACACGCCTGCCTTCCTCGCTGTCCCAAGACAACTCCTCGAACACGGCGACTGGCGGCGCCAGCGCCAGCGTGATGCTCGCGCGCTCGCTCGCTGCCGTCGCATCCTCCGAAGCGATGCCCGGCTGGCGAACCTATCGAGCGGAAGTCGAACGCTCGAGGTGTCGGTGCGACTCCACAGAGCAAGTGCCCTCGGCGATGCTCGAAGAGCTCAGAAAACTCGGCGCGCGGGCCGAGCCGTCATGCGGAGCCGGTGCCCGAGGGCTCTCGTGGTCAAATGGCGCCCCCATCGTCCCGGCGCGCTTGACGGCCGCGCTGGCGAGCTTCGTTGACGACTACGGCGGACCGTTTCCGTGGGAGTTCTCCCCCGAAGAAGCGGT
This genomic window contains:
- a CDS encoding DUF962 domain-containing protein, encoding MDEVNAFWPYYLSHHRHRANRAMHDIADILVIGWFACGLATSRPPLVAVGVGLGYAIVFASHFLIEHNTPLTLGHPFLAGVSNWRMFALMVGGRLDREFERHRLVQYGDAPWGPAAIRSRVLRATKRVVGGR